One genomic window of Macaca mulatta isolate MMU2019108-1 chromosome 8, T2T-MMU8v2.0, whole genome shotgun sequence includes the following:
- the LOC144330585 gene encoding uncharacterized protein LOC144330585 produces the protein MIATDGKDVMCDFWQATIGGHRSELWSSKDFPGEGIDSSVPTFGALAGKWGRPRTPDPSGGDPSGPGHGLLTERTYQVKAKVMDPGPLGHPDQVAYIIIWEDLVRNPPSWVKPFLHPPSPSQSTLLALEAPKNRNPDPPKPVLPDEPQRDLLLLDPLPPPPQNPLLGPPPYASPLPPVLSPALSSTTSAPTLSPTSPSAPPSTPSPSPAPPKLTPRTPPPTPPRLRLRRTEDPEGPSTWQSSLFPLRTVNRMVQYWPFSASDLYNWKTHNPSFSQDPQALTSLIESILLTHQPTWDDCQQLLQVLLTTEERQRVLLEARKNVPGPGGLPTQLPNEIDEGFPLTRPDWDYETAPGRESLRIYRQALLAGLKGAGKRPTNLAKALHRDLTDFRTQNPDVTLLQYVDDLLLAAPTKEICIQGTRHLLQALGEKGYRASAKKAQLCQTKVTYLGYILSEGKRWLTPGRIETVARLPPPRNPREVREFLGTAGFCRLWIPGFAELAAPLYALTKESTPFTWQTEHQLAFEALKQALLSAPALGLPDTSKPFTLFLDERQGIAKGVLTQKLGPWKRPVAYLSKKLDPVAAGWPPCLRIMAATAMLVKDSAKLTLGQRLTIITPHALEAIVRQPPDRPSYWTRTASSLALRSP, from the exons ATGATAGCTACGGATGGAAAAGATGTCATGTGTGACTTCTGGCAAGCCACAATAGGTGGCCATCGGTCAGAATTGTGGTCATCTAAAGATTTTCCTGGG gagggaatcgacagttcggttccaacatttggtgcgttggccgggaagtggggtcgtccgaggacccccgacccatccggcggagacccatctggcccgggccacggactgctgactgaacggacctaccag gttaaagcaaaagtgatggatcctgggccactcggacacccggaccaggtggcctacataattatttgggaggatctggtccgaaatcctccctcttgggtgaaacccttcctccatcccccttccccatcccaatctaccctccttgccttagaagccccaaagaatcGGAATCCAGACCCGcctaagccagtcctcccagatgaaccccagagggatctcctccttcttgaccccctgcctcctccacctcagaacccccttctgggacctccaccttacgcttcacccttgccccctgtcttgtccccagctctttcctctaccacctcggcccctaccctttctccaacttctccctcggcccctccctccaccccgtctccttctccagccccgcccaaactcactcctcggacgccgccgccgacacctcctcgtctccgcttgcggcggactgaggacccagaGGGCCCTTCTACttggcaatcctccctttttcccctccgaACTGTCAATCGCATggtccagtactggcccttctctgcctctgacctctacaactggaaaacccataacccttccttttcccaagacccccaggccctaacctcgttaatagaatccattctcctcactcaccagcccacttgggatgattgccagcaacttttgcaggtcctcctaaccactgaagaaaggcagcgagtcctcctggaggcccggaaaaatgtgccaggaccaggaggcctcccaacccaacttcccaatgaaatagacgagggatttcccctcacccgcccagactgggactatgaaacggcaccaggtagggagagtctccgaatctatcgccaggctctgttggcgggtctcaaaggggcaggaaagcgccccacaaatttggccaag GCTCTTCATCGAGACCTGACTGACTTCCGGACCCAAAATCCAGACGTGACTCTACTCCAGTATGTGGATGACCTCCTCTTGGCTGCTCCTACAAAGGAAATCTGTATACAAGGTACCAGGCATCTACTCCAGGCACTGGGTGAAAAAGGATACCGGGCATCCGCCAAGAAGGCACAGCTCTGTCAGACCAAGGTAACATATCTGGGGTATATCCTGAGTGAAGGGaaaaggtggctcacccctgggcGCATAGAGACAGTGGCTCGCCTTCCACCACCACGAAATCCCAGGGAGGTACGTGAATTCTTGGGAACTGCTGGGTTCTGTCGCTTGTGGATACCCGGTTTTGCTGAACTGGCCGCCCCCCTTTATGCACTCACCAAGGAGAGCACCCCTTTCACCTGGCAGACAGAGCATCAATTGGCTTTTGAGGCACTAAAACAAGCACTCTTGTCTGCCCCGGCCCTTGGGTTACCGGACACCTCAAAGCCCTTTACCCTCTTCCTGGACGAGAGGCAAGGAATTGCCAAAGGGGTCTTGACCCAAAAATTAGGGCCTTGGAAAAGACCGGTAGCATACCTGTCTAAGAAGCTAGACCCTGTAGCGGCTGGCTGGCCCCCGTGTCTCCGTATCATGGCAGCCACCGCTATGCtggtcaaggactctgctaaGTTAACCCTTGGGCAGCGACTGACTATTATTACCCCACATGCTCTAGAGGCCATAGTGCGGCAGCCCCCGGACCG GCCCTCCTACTGGACACGGACCGCGTCCAGTTTGGCCCTCCGGTCACCCTAA